One Rhizoctonia solani chromosome 2, complete sequence DNA segment encodes these proteins:
- a CDS encoding Transposon Ty3-G Gag-Pol polyprotein: MAEIFIKEVWKLHGTPRTTISDRGRVFNNEFQRALYERLGIKPLYPTAYHPETDGLAERTNQWLEGFLCSYCNYAQDDWAKWLPIAEFCHNNQVNSATGKSAFEKVYGMHPRWNIAPTTSNVPHAEDMTKQMELIWDKVKASMESHKAKEKAPRQEYKVGDKVWLMTTNIQTKRPAKKLDNKKAGPFTITEKISSNAYRLDLPNTMKIHNVFLLNLLAPFKENTDFHRREVKPPPIITEEGEEEYEVEKIVA, encoded by the coding sequence ATGGCTGAAATCTTTATCAAGGAAGTATGGAAACTGCATGGTACCCCTAGGACAACAATCTCAGATAGAGGCAGGGTATTCAACAATGAATTCCAAAGGGCCTTATATGAGAGATTGGGAATAAAGCCTCTATACCCTACTGCCTATCACCCTGAGACAGATGGCCTTGCAGAAAGAACAAACCAATGGTTGGAGGGATTCTTGTGCAGCTACTGTAACTATGCACAAGATGATTGGGCAAAATGGCTACCTATAGCTGAGTTCTGTCACAACAATCAAGTCAACTCTGCAACTGGCAAATCAGCCTTTGAGAAAGTGTATGGGATGCACCCAAGATGGAATATTGCACCTACCACCTCCAATGTACCACATGCAGAAGACATGACCAAACAAATGGAACTAATCTGGGATAAAGTCAAGGCCTCCATGGAGTCCCAcaaagcaaaggaaaaggcacccagacaggaatacaaagtaggaGATAAAGTGTGGCTAATGACCACCAATATCCAAACAAAGAGACCTGCAAAGAAACTGGACAACAAAAAAGCTGGACCCTTCACTATCACTGAAAAGATCTCATCCAATGCTTACAGGCTAGACCTTCCTAACACCATGAAAATTCACAATGTCTTCCTTCTCAACCTCCTGGCTCCCTTCAAAGAGAACACTGACTTCCACAGAAGAGAAGTGAAACCTCCCCCCATCATAACAgaggaaggagaagaggagtatGAAGTGGAAAAGATTGTGGCATAA